In Thermodesulfobacteriota bacterium, a single genomic region encodes these proteins:
- a CDS encoding succinate dehydrogenase has translation MANGTAQSSITLRSDAWWIQPLITAAVLGSFGLYSTWRAFSNVDFLVQPYLSPFYSPYLLTSWWPLSPALLILWAPLGFRATCYYYRKAYYRSFFMAPPGCAVKPLGKEGSYQGEVSFPFIIQNIHRYFFYAAGVILFFLWVDAFHALWFADGFGIGVGTIVLFVNVFLLTMYSLSCHSFRHLVGGRLDVFSKCPTRFRLWEKVSGWNENHMLWAWVSLFSVALADLYIFLLAKGVITDIRII, from the coding sequence ATGGCAAATGGGACTGCACAAAGTTCAATTACGCTAAGAAGCGATGCATGGTGGATTCAACCACTTATAACTGCAGCGGTTCTAGGTTCATTTGGTTTATACTCTACATGGAGAGCATTTTCAAATGTTGATTTTTTAGTGCAGCCATATTTATCTCCTTTTTATTCGCCGTATCTTCTTACATCTTGGTGGCCGCTTTCACCAGCGCTCTTGATTCTTTGGGCGCCGCTTGGTTTTAGAGCTACCTGTTACTATTATAGAAAAGCTTATTACCGCTCCTTCTTTATGGCTCCTCCGGGATGTGCTGTTAAACCCCTAGGCAAAGAAGGATCCTACCAGGGCGAGGTTAGCTTTCCATTTATAATTCAAAATATTCACCGCTATTTTTTCTACGCAGCAGGAGTAATTCTGTTTTTCCTTTGGGTTGATGCTTTTCATGCCCTATGGTTTGCAGATGGGTTTGGAATTGGTGTTGGAACAATTGTGCTTTTCGTGAATGTATTTCTTCTAACAATGTATTCACTATCATGTCATTCTTTCCGCCACTTAGTAGGCGGCAGGTTAGATGTGTTCTCAAAATGCCCAACCCGATTTAGACTCTGGGAAAAAGTAAGCGGATGGAACGAAAACCACATGCTATGGGCGTGGGTCAGCTTATTTAGCGTAGCGCTTGCTGATCTTTACATTTTCTTACTTGCAAAAGGTGTAATCACAGATATAAGGATAATATAA
- the mdh gene encoding malate dehydrogenase: MARPKISVIGAGNVGASTALMLAQMELGDIVLVDIVEGMPQGKALDMMEMNPVYGYDANITGTNGYEDTAGSDIVVITSGIPRKPGMSRDDLIATNTKVVKQVTENVAKHSPNAILILVTNPLDAMVYVAHKISGFPRERVMGMAGVLDSARFRAFIGMELGVSVENINAFVLGGHGDDMVPLGRFTTVAGVPVTELIPAERLEEIIQRTRGGGGEIVKLLKTGSAFYAPAISAVEMVEAILKDKKKILPCCILAQGEYGVQDTFVGLPVKLGTAGIEEVFQIDLSDSETKELHVSASHVKELCEEIEGMGIL, encoded by the coding sequence ATGGCTAGACCAAAAATTTCAGTTATTGGCGCCGGGAATGTAGGCGCTTCAACAGCATTAATGCTGGCTCAAATGGAGCTAGGCGACATAGTACTAGTTGATATCGTAGAGGGCATGCCGCAAGGAAAGGCGCTTGATATGATGGAAATGAATCCGGTATATGGATATGACGCAAATATTACAGGAACAAATGGATATGAAGATACAGCTGGATCAGATATTGTAGTTATTACATCAGGTATCCCACGTAAGCCTGGAATGAGCAGGGATGATCTTATTGCAACAAACACTAAAGTTGTTAAACAAGTTACTGAAAACGTAGCAAAACACTCACCAAATGCAATATTAATTCTTGTTACAAATCCTCTTGATGCTATGGTTTATGTTGCTCATAAGATTAGCGGATTCCCAAGAGAAAGAGTAATGGGAATGGCCGGAGTTTTAGACTCAGCTAGGTTCAGGGCTTTCATCGGAATGGAACTAGGCGTGTCAGTTGAAAACATTAACGCCTTTGTTCTAGGCGGACACGGAGACGACATGGTACCTCTTGGAAGGTTCACCACTGTTGCAGGTGTGCCGGTAACTGAGCTAATTCCAGCTGAAAGACTTGAAGAAATTATCCAGAGAACTAGAGGCGGAGGCGGAGAGATCGTAAAGCTTCTTAAAACAGGAAGCGCTTTCTACGCACCTGCTATTTCAGCAGTAGAGATGGTTGAAGCAATTCTAAAAGATAAGAAAAAGATTCTTCCATGCTGCATATTGGCGCAGGGAGAATACGGAGTTCAAGATACATTTGTTGGGCTTCCGGTTAAATTAGGCACTGCTGGAATTGAAGAAGTATTTCAAATTGATTTAAGCGATTCGGAAACTAAAGAGCTTCACGTTTCAGCAAGCCATGTTAAAGAGCTCTGCGAAGAGATTGAGGGCATGGGTATTCTTTAA
- the icd gene encoding isocitrate dehydrogenase (NADP(+)), whose protein sequence is MSSQGTKIQIDKENDRIIVPNDPIIPFIEGDGIGPDIWHASQIVFDAAVEKCYGGERKIVWHEVLTGEKAFEATGEWLPDQTIEDIKEYTVAIKGPLTTPVGGGIRSLNVALRQILDLYACVRPVRYIKGTPSPVKRPEDMNMVIFRENTEDVYSGIEWESGTKEAYEIRKYLVEKYGVNIREHSGIGIKPISPLGTKRLVKKAIKHAIQKDLDSVTLVHKGNIMKYTEGAFRDWGYDLSKEEFHDSTLTEDDLWDKYDGKKPDGQVVIKDRIADNMLQQILTRTRDYQVIATPNLNGDYLSDACAAQVGGLGMAPGGNIGDYMALFEATHGTAPKYAGQDKVNPGSVILSGVMMFEYLGWDEAGELIIKAMEKTILDKTVTYDLERQLDGAKLLKCSEFGEAIAENMDKV, encoded by the coding sequence ATGTCATCACAGGGTACCAAAATCCAGATTGATAAAGAGAATGACCGTATTATCGTTCCAAACGACCCAATAATACCATTTATAGAAGGAGACGGCATAGGCCCTGATATTTGGCATGCATCGCAAATCGTGTTCGACGCCGCTGTTGAGAAATGCTATGGTGGTGAGAGGAAGATAGTATGGCACGAAGTGCTAACCGGGGAAAAAGCGTTTGAGGCAACAGGGGAATGGCTTCCAGATCAAACCATTGAAGATATTAAAGAATACACAGTAGCAATTAAAGGACCGCTTACAACGCCTGTCGGCGGAGGTATTCGCAGTCTTAACGTAGCACTAAGACAGATTCTAGACCTCTATGCGTGCGTTAGACCTGTCAGATATATAAAAGGCACCCCGTCACCAGTTAAAAGGCCAGAAGACATGAATATGGTCATATTCAGAGAGAACACAGAGGACGTGTACTCAGGAATTGAATGGGAAAGCGGAACTAAAGAAGCGTATGAAATAAGAAAATACTTAGTTGAAAAATATGGTGTTAACATAAGAGAGCACTCTGGAATAGGAATTAAACCTATTAGCCCTCTCGGAACTAAAAGACTCGTAAAGAAAGCAATCAAACATGCTATTCAAAAAGATCTTGATAGCGTTACTCTTGTTCATAAAGGAAATATTATGAAATACACAGAGGGTGCATTTAGAGATTGGGGCTATGATTTATCAAAAGAAGAATTCCATGACTCCACATTAACAGAGGACGATCTTTGGGATAAATATGATGGCAAAAAACCTGATGGGCAAGTGGTCATCAAAGATAGAATTGCAGACAATATGCTGCAGCAAATTCTTACCAGAACAAGAGATTATCAGGTAATAGCAACTCCGAACCTAAACGGAGACTACTTATCGGATGCTTGCGCTGCACAAGTTGGAGGCCTTGGAATGGCCCCTGGCGGTAACATCGGAGACTATATGGCTCTATTTGAAGCCACACACGGCACAGCTCCTAAATATGCTGGTCAAGACAAGGTAAACCCTGGTTCAGTAATCCTCTCAGGCGTGATGATGTTTGAGTATCTCGGATGGGATGAAGCAGGCGAGCTTATAATTAAAGCAATGGAAAAAACAATTTTAGATAAAACTGTCACATATGATTTAGAGCGCCAGTTGGACGGTGCAAAACTGCTTAAGTGCTCAGAGTTTGGAGAAGCCATAGCAGAGAATATGGACAAGGTTTAA
- a CDS encoding FAD-binding protein — MEKFETHVHDVIVIGAGGAGLRAAIEASAQGASVGLVCKSLLGKAHTVMAEGGVAAALANVDSKDDWKTHFHDTMHGGKLLNNWRMAQIHAQEAPDRVRELEHWGALFDRTKEGNINQRAFGGHTWKRLAHVGDRTGLEMIRTLQDKGIHTGIDVYMEATITHLLKDGERVSGAFGYWRESGRFVLFKAKAIILATGGIGKSYKVTSNSWEYTGDGHALAYEAGADLIDMEFVQFHPTGMVWPPSVKGILVTEAVRGEGGILTNREGERFMEKYDPERMELSTRDVVARSIYTEVLEGRGSPHGGAFLNISHRGAEYVKKKLPSMYHQFKEFAEIDITKEPMEVFPTTHYVMGGVRVDADSAGTTVPGLFAAGEVAGGMHGANRLGGNSLSDLLVFGRRAGLGAAQYANELTDNAVNIDDVEIKKATDEMLEPYSNEQGENPYTIHHALQDIMGEFVGVFRTKEKLHEGIEEIGVLKERAQVLKIEGTRMYNPGWHLCKDLKSMLIVSEAIARCAHQREE; from the coding sequence ATGGAAAAGTTTGAAACACATGTACATGACGTAATTGTTATAGGAGCAGGTGGGGCAGGTCTAAGAGCTGCGATTGAAGCCTCAGCACAAGGAGCATCAGTTGGCCTAGTGTGCAAATCACTATTAGGAAAAGCCCACACTGTTATGGCTGAGGGCGGTGTTGCAGCAGCGCTTGCAAACGTTGACTCAAAAGACGACTGGAAAACTCACTTCCACGACACAATGCACGGTGGAAAACTCCTGAACAACTGGCGCATGGCTCAGATCCATGCTCAAGAAGCTCCAGACAGAGTCAGAGAGCTTGAGCACTGGGGAGCACTGTTTGATAGAACAAAAGAAGGAAATATCAACCAAAGAGCTTTTGGCGGACACACATGGAAAAGACTAGCTCATGTTGGTGATCGCACTGGGCTTGAGATGATCCGAACACTTCAGGATAAAGGAATACATACCGGTATTGATGTTTATATGGAAGCTACCATTACTCATCTTCTAAAGGACGGAGAGCGCGTATCCGGCGCTTTTGGATACTGGAGAGAAAGCGGAAGATTTGTACTATTTAAAGCTAAAGCAATAATTCTTGCCACTGGCGGAATTGGAAAATCATACAAAGTTACATCTAACTCCTGGGAATATACAGGTGATGGACATGCTCTTGCCTACGAAGCAGGTGCAGACCTTATAGATATGGAATTTGTTCAGTTCCACCCAACTGGAATGGTTTGGCCCCCAAGCGTAAAAGGTATTCTGGTGACAGAGGCTGTTAGGGGCGAGGGTGGAATACTAACAAACAGAGAAGGCGAGAGATTTATGGAAAAATACGACCCTGAAAGAATGGAGTTATCTACCAGGGACGTAGTGGCTAGATCTATTTATACCGAAGTTCTTGAGGGCAGAGGATCACCACACGGAGGCGCTTTCTTAAACATCTCGCACAGAGGGGCAGAATACGTTAAAAAGAAACTCCCTAGTATGTACCATCAGTTTAAAGAGTTTGCAGAGATAGATATAACAAAGGAACCAATGGAAGTATTCCCAACCACTCACTATGTTATGGGAGGAGTTAGAGTTGACGCTGACAGTGCCGGGACTACTGTTCCAGGACTATTTGCAGCAGGCGAGGTTGCCGGAGGTATGCACGGCGCAAACCGCTTAGGAGGAAATTCCCTTTCTGACCTTCTCGTGTTTGGAAGAAGGGCCGGTCTAGGAGCAGCACAGTACGCAAATGAGCTAACCGACAATGCCGTTAACATTGACGATGTTGAAATCAAAAAAGCTACAGATGAAATGCTTGAGCCTTATAGCAATGAACAAGGCGAGAACCCATACACAATCCATCATGCCCTTCAGGATATCATGGGTGAGTTTGTAGGTGTTTTCCGTACTAAAGAAAAGCTCCACGAAGGAATAGAAGAAATTGGAGTACTAAAAGAAAGAGCACAAGTATTAAAGATTGAGGGAACCAGGATGTACAACCCCGGATGGCATCTTTGCAAAGACCTAAAATCAATGCTCATAGTATCAGAGGCAATAGCCAGATGCGCTCACCAAAGAGAAGAGAG